The following proteins are encoded in a genomic region of Arachis stenosperma cultivar V10309 chromosome 4, arast.V10309.gnm1.PFL2, whole genome shotgun sequence:
- the LOC130976346 gene encoding pirin-like protein isoform X1 → MRGLIARHLHLLPFNRRITTNTTTITMSASSSAFSTPRLVLKKVLAKSQREGDGAVVRRGIGRSELKNLDPFLMLDHFSVSPPGGFPDHPHRGFETVTYVLEGGITHQDFAGHQGTIRAGDVQWMTAGRGIIHSEMPAQPTNNNGLQLWINLSANNKMIEPNYQELLSENIPTAEQEGVEVRVIAGEAMGVHSPVYTRTPTMFLDFTLRPGAELHQSIPETWNSFVYVIEGEGVFGSPTSSPTGPYHVLVLSQGDGLSVWNNNNNSSSKPLRFVLIGGQPLNEPVAQYGPFVMNTQSEIEKTIEDYQYCRNGFEMRRYWTSL, encoded by the exons ATGAGAGGTTTAATAGCAAGGCACCTTCACCTGTTGCCGTTCAATCGGAGGATCACCACTAACACTACCACCATCACCATGTCGGCATCATCATCTGCTTTCAGCACACCCAGATTGGTCCTCAAGAAGGTTCTGGCCAAGTCTCAACGCGAAGGCGATGGGGCTGTTGTCAGAAGAGGCATTGGAAG AAGCGAGTTGAAGAACTTGGATCCATTTTTGATGTTGGATCACTTCTCAG TATCCCCCCCTGGAGGATTCCCTGATCATCCCCACAGAG GTTTTGAGACCGTTACCTACGTCCTAGAG GGGGGCATAACTCACCAAGATTTTGCAGGGCACCAGGGCACAATCAGAGCTGGCGATGTTCAGTGGATGACCGCAGGCAGGGGAATCATTCACTCTGAGATGCCTGCCCAACCAACCAACAACAACGGCTTGCAGCTATGGATCAACTTATCCGCCAACAACAAGAT GATTGAACCCAACTACCAAGAACTTCTGAGCGAGAACATACCAACGGCAGAGCAGGAAGGGGTGGAGGTGAGAGTGATAGCAGGAGAAGCAATGGGGGTGCATTCCCCGGTCTATACTCGAACTCCAACCATGTTCCTTGACTTCACGCTACGTCCCGGGGCTGAGTTGCATCAGAGCATTCCGGAGACATGGAACTCCTTTGTATACGTCATTGAAGGTGAAGGAGTGTTCGGCTCTCCAACTTCATCGCCAACTGGCCCATACCATGTGCTGGTTCTGAGCCAAGGGGATGGCCTCAGCGTCtggaacaacaacaacaactcctcTTCAAAGCCTCTCAGGTTTGTGCTCATTGGAGGCCAGCCACTGAACGAGCCCGTGGCTCAGTATGGCCCTTTTGTCATGAACACACAGTCTGAGATCGAAAAGACCATTGAGGACTATCAGTATTGCAGGAATGGCTTTGAGATGAGGAGGTATTGGACCTCTCTCTAG
- the LOC130976346 gene encoding pirin-like protein isoform X2, giving the protein MRGLIARHLHLLPFNRRITTNTTTITMSASSSAFSTPRLVLKKVLAKSQREGDGAVVRRGIGSELKNLDPFLMLDHFSVSPPGGFPDHPHRGFETVTYVLEGGITHQDFAGHQGTIRAGDVQWMTAGRGIIHSEMPAQPTNNNGLQLWINLSANNKMIEPNYQELLSENIPTAEQEGVEVRVIAGEAMGVHSPVYTRTPTMFLDFTLRPGAELHQSIPETWNSFVYVIEGEGVFGSPTSSPTGPYHVLVLSQGDGLSVWNNNNNSSSKPLRFVLIGGQPLNEPVAQYGPFVMNTQSEIEKTIEDYQYCRNGFEMRRYWTSL; this is encoded by the exons ATGAGAGGTTTAATAGCAAGGCACCTTCACCTGTTGCCGTTCAATCGGAGGATCACCACTAACACTACCACCATCACCATGTCGGCATCATCATCTGCTTTCAGCACACCCAGATTGGTCCTCAAGAAGGTTCTGGCCAAGTCTCAACGCGAAGGCGATGGGGCTGTTGTCAGAAGAGGCATTGGAAG CGAGTTGAAGAACTTGGATCCATTTTTGATGTTGGATCACTTCTCAG TATCCCCCCCTGGAGGATTCCCTGATCATCCCCACAGAG GTTTTGAGACCGTTACCTACGTCCTAGAG GGGGGCATAACTCACCAAGATTTTGCAGGGCACCAGGGCACAATCAGAGCTGGCGATGTTCAGTGGATGACCGCAGGCAGGGGAATCATTCACTCTGAGATGCCTGCCCAACCAACCAACAACAACGGCTTGCAGCTATGGATCAACTTATCCGCCAACAACAAGAT GATTGAACCCAACTACCAAGAACTTCTGAGCGAGAACATACCAACGGCAGAGCAGGAAGGGGTGGAGGTGAGAGTGATAGCAGGAGAAGCAATGGGGGTGCATTCCCCGGTCTATACTCGAACTCCAACCATGTTCCTTGACTTCACGCTACGTCCCGGGGCTGAGTTGCATCAGAGCATTCCGGAGACATGGAACTCCTTTGTATACGTCATTGAAGGTGAAGGAGTGTTCGGCTCTCCAACTTCATCGCCAACTGGCCCATACCATGTGCTGGTTCTGAGCCAAGGGGATGGCCTCAGCGTCtggaacaacaacaacaactcctcTTCAAAGCCTCTCAGGTTTGTGCTCATTGGAGGCCAGCCACTGAACGAGCCCGTGGCTCAGTATGGCCCTTTTGTCATGAACACACAGTCTGAGATCGAAAAGACCATTGAGGACTATCAGTATTGCAGGAATGGCTTTGAGATGAGGAGGTATTGGACCTCTCTCTAG